A genomic stretch from Candidatus Amarolinea dominans includes:
- a CDS encoding toll/interleukin-1 receptor domain-containing protein, with protein MANWEQLRVLREGVERWNRWREEHPNVRPELSDSELGGGLLVGANLREANLVGVHLSGRRISQADLVRADLRGSYLDVADLDGADLSGANLGGANLDWAYLGRADFSGAIISGTAFGDVDLSEVKGLESVVHQGPSTIGIDTVYRSRGRIPEVFLRGCGVPDKFIDFLKSQGGQANQYHSCFISYSSKDQTFAERLHADLQAKGVRCWFAPEDMKIGDPFRQRIDEAIRVHDKLLLILSEHSVKSDWVASEVEAAFEKERRHAGQSILFPIRLDDAIMDADQAWAADIRRTRHIGDFTRWKEHDTYAATFDRLMRDLKAAQG; from the coding sequence GTGGCAAATTGGGAACAACTTCGCGTTTTGCGAGAGGGTGTTGAGCGGTGGAACCGGTGGAGAGAAGAGCACCCCAACGTCCGGCCTGAGCTCAGCGATTCGGAGCTCGGTGGGGGGCTCCTTGTCGGAGCGAACCTTAGGGAGGCAAACCTGGTTGGTGTGCATCTCAGCGGGAGACGCATCAGCCAGGCAGATCTCGTCCGGGCAGACCTTCGCGGGTCCTACCTCGATGTGGCAGACCTCGATGGCGCGGACCTCTCGGGGGCGAACCTGGGCGGAGCGAACCTTGACTGGGCGTACCTCGGCAGGGCGGACTTCAGCGGGGCCATCATCTCTGGGACAGCGTTCGGTGATGTGGATCTGAGCGAAGTAAAGGGGCTGGAGTCAGTGGTGCATCAGGGGCCTTCGACAATCGGGATTGATACCGTATATCGCTCCAGGGGACGAATCCCGGAGGTTTTCCTGCGCGGCTGTGGCGTGCCGGATAAGTTTATTGACTTTCTAAAGTCACAGGGCGGACAAGCGAATCAGTACCACTCCTGTTTCATCAGCTATTCCAGCAAGGATCAGACGTTTGCGGAGCGGCTGCACGCCGATTTGCAGGCCAAGGGCGTCCGCTGTTGGTTTGCGCCGGAGGACATGAAGATCGGTGATCCTTTCCGCCAGCGCATTGATGAGGCGATCCGGGTCCATGATAAACTGCTGCTGATCCTTTCGGAGCACTCAGTCAAGAGCGACTGGGTCGCCAGTGAGGTCGAAGCCGCGTTCGAGAAGGAACGCCGCCATGCGGGGCAAAGCATCCTCTTTCCCATCCGCCTCGATGATGCGATCATGGATGCCGATCAGGCCTGGGCGGCGGATATCCGGCGCACGCGGCACATCGGGGATTTCACGCGGTGGAAGGAGCATGACACCTATGCCGCCACCTTTGACCGTCTCATGCGCGACCTGAAGGCCGCGCAGGGTTGA
- the brxL gene encoding protease Lon-related BREX system protein BrxL: MSGESSNGAIDALDVKLMEAFPGRVVRKDLVQKLKVGFSIPVYVLEYLLGKYCSTTDDDEIARGLELVKEAIAERVVRADQGELIKSRLKRSGAMKLIDVVTVTFDEKDQGGKYWARLGTAGLDRVHIDEALVDKYERMLTGGIWANVELTYDETIVHGGVTRPFVLQRMQPIQVTSARLDEWREARGRFTREEWVDVLLRSMGYEPTHPDFTWRRKLLFLLRLVPMVEKNFNLIELGPRETGKSFVFREISPYVILLSGGQGSVADLFGWKNRKDKPGLVIRYDVVAFDEVAGSHFRAESDRQMYKGYMEQASFSRGDDKGTISAEAGVVFNGNIDGDVQSIARTTHLFTALPEQIRNDTAFHDRWHAYLPGWEMPKLKPEHLTAHLGFVADYLAEIFHNELRPLNFTDAYDTFFAFGSHVGQRDRRSAVRTVSALLKLIHPDGRCTRDEMAEYIAFALEMRRRVKEQLKRINPIEFSRVNLSYLDKETGEEFLAECSELGATRLIPEGPLQPGDIFSIGYDPTGGRMALFRIQVAALSGTGRFQLVGVTSKSIRESARMAFDYLRANSKRIGLNQDLSGYDFNVQVMSPMQGKETEDLGVAFYIAILSSVVSRPIAGSLVVLGQMSIHGVLSRVEQLADRLRVAMDAGARQVLIPTVNAADFGTIPGELLDKLRVDFYSDPSQAAFKAIAEA, from the coding sequence ATGAGTGGTGAGTCTAGCAACGGCGCAATCGACGCGCTTGACGTCAAGCTAATGGAAGCCTTCCCGGGTCGTGTGGTACGCAAAGACCTGGTGCAGAAGCTCAAGGTCGGTTTTAGCATCCCGGTATACGTCCTGGAATACCTGCTGGGCAAGTATTGCTCCACGACTGACGACGATGAGATCGCGCGCGGCCTGGAGTTGGTCAAAGAAGCCATCGCCGAGCGCGTCGTGCGCGCCGACCAGGGCGAACTGATCAAGTCGCGCCTCAAGCGCTCCGGCGCGATGAAGCTGATTGACGTGGTCACCGTCACTTTCGATGAGAAGGATCAAGGCGGCAAGTATTGGGCCAGGCTGGGTACGGCCGGGCTGGATCGGGTCCATATTGACGAGGCGCTCGTGGATAAGTATGAGCGGATGCTCACCGGCGGCATCTGGGCCAACGTCGAGCTGACCTATGACGAGACGATTGTGCATGGCGGCGTCACCCGGCCCTTCGTCCTGCAGCGTATGCAACCTATCCAGGTCACCAGCGCCAGGCTGGACGAATGGCGCGAGGCGCGTGGCCGCTTCACCCGCGAGGAGTGGGTGGACGTTCTGCTGCGCTCGATGGGTTACGAGCCAACCCACCCCGACTTCACATGGCGACGCAAGCTGCTCTTCCTGCTGCGCCTGGTCCCGATGGTTGAGAAGAACTTCAACCTGATCGAACTGGGGCCGCGCGAGACCGGTAAGTCGTTTGTCTTCCGCGAGATTTCGCCCTACGTCATCCTGCTCTCCGGCGGCCAGGGCTCAGTGGCCGACCTGTTTGGCTGGAAGAACCGCAAGGACAAGCCAGGCCTGGTCATCCGCTACGACGTCGTGGCCTTCGACGAGGTCGCCGGCTCGCACTTCCGCGCCGAATCCGACCGGCAAATGTACAAGGGCTACATGGAGCAGGCTTCCTTTTCGCGCGGGGACGACAAGGGCACCATCTCGGCTGAGGCCGGCGTCGTTTTCAACGGCAACATTGACGGCGACGTGCAGTCCATTGCTCGCACCACCCACCTCTTCACCGCATTGCCTGAACAAATCCGCAATGACACAGCTTTCCACGATCGCTGGCACGCCTATCTGCCGGGCTGGGAGATGCCGAAGTTGAAGCCTGAGCACCTTACGGCCCACCTGGGTTTCGTCGCCGACTACCTGGCTGAGATCTTTCACAATGAGTTGCGGCCGCTCAATTTCACGGACGCGTACGATACCTTCTTCGCCTTCGGCAGCCATGTCGGCCAGCGGGACCGTAGATCTGCGGTGCGTACGGTGTCGGCTCTGCTCAAGCTGATCCACCCCGACGGCCGCTGCACTCGCGATGAGATGGCCGAGTACATCGCGTTCGCTCTGGAGATGCGCCGCCGGGTCAAGGAACAACTCAAGCGCATCAACCCCATTGAGTTCTCACGGGTCAACCTCTCTTACCTGGACAAAGAAACTGGCGAGGAGTTCCTTGCCGAGTGCAGCGAATTGGGCGCCACCCGGCTGATCCCGGAGGGGCCGCTGCAGCCTGGCGACATCTTTAGCATCGGCTACGATCCGACCGGCGGCCGCATGGCGCTGTTCCGCATCCAGGTCGCGGCTCTATCCGGCACCGGTCGGTTCCAGTTGGTGGGTGTCACCTCAAAGTCCATTCGGGAATCAGCCCGCATGGCGTTCGATTACCTGCGCGCCAACAGCAAGCGCATTGGCCTCAATCAGGATCTGAGCGGCTATGATTTCAATGTCCAGGTCATGAGTCCCATGCAGGGCAAAGAAACCGAGGATCTGGGCGTCGCGTTCTACATCGCTATCCTCTCGTCAGTGGTCAGCCGTCCGATCGCCGGCAGCCTGGTCGTGCTCGGGCAGATGTCGATCCACGGTGTGCTGTCCCGGGTTGAGCAGCTCGCCGACCGCCTGCGCGTGGCCATGGATGCCGGCGCGCGGCAGGTGCTGATCCCGACGGTCAACGCCGCCGACTTCGGGACGATCCCCGGTGAGCTGCTCGATAAGCTGCGGGTGGACTTTTACTCGGACCCGTCGCAGGCGGCGTTTAAGGCGATTGCGGAGGCATAG